A genomic window from Emys orbicularis isolate rEmyOrb1 chromosome 8, rEmyOrb1.hap1, whole genome shotgun sequence includes:
- the LOC135882802 gene encoding leukocyte cell-derived chemotaxin-2-like, producing MFPLKLIVFAALVSIGAAGPWGMICAGNPSNKIRGCDRFGCGHYGTSITGRRHRGVDVICKDGSTVYAPFSGTIERRVNPYRRNNAINNGIQLRGSGFCIHMFFIRPVTYRGRIKKGQKIGVMLPMQSIYPGITSHVHVQNCDRSNPTRNL from the exons ATGTTCCCACTCAAACTGATTGTTTTTGCTGCCTTGGTTTCCATTG gtgctgCAGGACCATGGGGAATGATATGTGCTGGAAATCCTTCAAACAAAATAAGGGGCTGTGACAGATTTGGCTGTGGACATTACGGAACTTCAAT AACTGGCAGAAGGCACCGAGGGGTGGACGTAATATGCAAAGACGGATCAACAGTGTATGCTCCTTTTAGTGGCACTATTGAGAGACGAGTAAACCCCTATAGAAGGAATAATGCCATTAATAATGGCATCCAACTTCGTGGATCAG GTTTCTGCATACATATGTTCTTCATCAGGCCAGTTACATACAGAGGTCGGATCAAGAAGGGGCAAAAAATTGGAGTAATGCTGCCAATGCAAAGCATATATCCTGGTATAACATCTCATGTTCACGTCCAGAACTGTGACCGCTCAAATCCCACTCGCAATTTATAA
- the LOC135882740 gene encoding leukocyte cell-derived chemotaxin-2-like: MFPLKVIVFIALVSIVAAGPWGPICAGNPRNKVRGCDKFGCGHFGAPRIVGGKHRGVDVICRDGSTVYAPFSGTIGGRVNPYRKNNAINNGLLLRGSGFCIHMFYIRPVRYSGRINKGQKIGVMLPMQRVYRGMTSHVHVQNCNLSNPTHNL; the protein is encoded by the exons TTGCTGCAGGACCATGGGGACCGATATGTGCTGGGAATCCTAGGAACAAAGTAAGGGGCTGTGACAAATTTGGCTGTGGACATTTTGGAGCGCCAAG GATTGTAGGAGGAAAGCACCGGGGAGTGGACGTAATATGCAGAGACGGATCAACAGTGTATGCACCTTTTAGTGGCACAATTGGGGGACGAGTTAACCCCTATAGAAAGAATAATGCCATTAATAATGGCCTCCTCCTCCGTGGATCAG GTTTCTGCATACATATGTTCTACATCAGGCCAGTTAGATACAGTGGTCGGATCAACAAGGGACAAAAAATTGGAGTAATGCTGCCAATGCAAAGAGTATATCGTGGTATGACATCCCATGTTCACGTCCAGAACTGTAACCTCTCAAATCCCACTCACAATTTATAA